A section of the Clostridium sp. TW13 genome encodes:
- the lonC gene encoding Lon family ATP-dependent protease: MDSDMSLNSQVNVLFDILKNILDEGAIRARTVRHKLQRFVKSADVYERLYALNMIASDGKGIKSIPSEENKREVLYDTYKWFSDELARKYVQGKIEGEVEQILVEKQDKYVEEIKMGIIKKQKGPENAKTLSKYDMLESLDARTPNKNMMTLLRPTTFEEIVGQERAVRSLLSKLSSPYPQHVILYGPPGVGKTSAARLALEEAKRLPFTPFDEKSKFVEVDGTTLRWDPREITNPLLGSVHDPIYQGSKRDLAEIGVPEPKLGLVTEAHGGVLFIDEIGELDEILQNKLLKVLEDKRVEFSSSYYDPDDENVPKYIKYLFEHGAPADFVLIGATTRSPRDINPAIRSRCTEVFFEPLSSGDIKVIIQNAAEKLEITLEEGIDTLISNYTIEGRKAVNILADSYGYALYNKKSKPENKFKLALDDVKEVISIGRFIPYERLDNLDKTEVGQVYGLGVSGFLGSTIEIEATVYKAAENGKGSIKFNQTAGSMAKDSVANAASVIKKVTDLDIKDYDVHVNVIGGGNIDGPSAGTAITICIISALLDKPIKQNVAITGEISLRGKVKPVGGIFEKVYGARRKGIKLVVVPEDNSNEVPKNLTDIEVKTVSTIEEAMKLVFE, encoded by the coding sequence ATGGACAGTGATATGTCCTTAAATTCTCAAGTTAATGTTTTATTTGATATACTTAAGAATATTTTAGATGAAGGTGCTATAAGAGCAAGAACTGTTAGACACAAACTTCAGAGATTTGTAAAATCTGCAGATGTATATGAAAGATTGTATGCTTTAAATATGATTGCATCTGATGGAAAAGGAATAAAGAGCATTCCTTCCGAAGAGAATAAGCGTGAAGTCTTATATGATACATATAAGTGGTTTTCAGATGAACTTGCAAGGAAGTATGTTCAAGGTAAAATTGAAGGTGAAGTTGAGCAAATATTAGTTGAAAAACAAGATAAATATGTTGAAGAAATAAAGATGGGAATAATAAAAAAGCAAAAGGGGCCAGAGAATGCAAAGACATTGAGTAAATATGATATGCTTGAATCACTCGATGCAAGGACTCCAAATAAGAATATGATGACTTTATTAAGACCAACTACTTTTGAAGAAATAGTTGGTCAAGAGAGAGCTGTGAGATCTTTATTATCAAAGTTATCATCCCCATATCCTCAACACGTTATACTTTATGGTCCTCCTGGAGTTGGAAAAACTTCAGCAGCTAGATTAGCTTTAGAAGAGGCCAAAAGACTACCTTTTACACCTTTTGATGAAAAATCAAAGTTTGTAGAAGTAGATGGAACTACATTAAGATGGGATCCAAGAGAAATTACAAATCCTCTATTAGGATCAGTTCATGATCCTATATACCAAGGTAGTAAGAGAGATTTAGCTGAAATAGGGGTTCCAGAACCAAAGCTTGGTTTAGTAACAGAGGCTCATGGTGGAGTTCTATTTATAGATGAAATTGGAGAGTTAGATGAGATTCTTCAAAATAAACTTCTAAAAGTTTTAGAAGATAAGAGAGTAGAATTTTCATCTTCGTATTATGATCCAGATGATGAGAATGTTCCAAAGTATATAAAATATTTATTTGAACACGGAGCACCGGCAGATTTTGTACTAATAGGCGCCACTACAAGAAGTCCTAGGGATATAAATCCTGCTATACGTTCAAGATGTACTGAGGTATTCTTTGAACCATTATCTTCAGGAGATATTAAGGTAATAATTCAGAATGCTGCAGAAAAGCTAGAAATAACTTTAGAAGAAGGAATAGACACTTTAATTAGTAATTACACTATTGAAGGAAGAAAGGCTGTAAACATACTTGCTGATTCATATGGATATGCATTGTATAATAAAAAGTCAAAGCCTGAGAATAAGTTTAAGTTAGCTTTAGATGATGTAAAAGAAGTTATATCTATAGGAAGATTCATTCCATATGAAAGATTAGATAACTTAGATAAAACTGAAGTTGGACAGGTATATGGATTAGGAGTTTCAGGATTTCTAGGATCAACAATAGAGATAGAAGCAACAGTTTATAAAGCAGCTGAAAATGGCAAGGGATCTATAAAGTTTAATCAAACTGCTGGATCTATGGCAAAGGATTCTGTGGCTAATGCTGCATCTGTAATTAAAAAGGTTACAGATTTAGATATAAAGGATTATGATGTACATGTTAATGTTATAGGCGGGGGGAATATAGATGGTCCTTCAGCAGGTACTGCAATAACCATATGTATCATCTCAGCGTTACTAGACAAGCCTATAAAACAAAATGTAGCTATAACAGGTGAGATATCATTAAGAGGAAAAGTAAAGCCTGTAGGCGGCATATTTGAAAAAGTATATGGTGCAAGAAGAAAAGGAATAAAACTTGTAGTTGTACCTGAAGATAATTCTAATGAAGTGCCAAAGAATCTTACAGATATAGAAGTTAAAACTGTATCCACTATAGAAGAGGCTATGAAATTAGTTTTTGAATAA
- a CDS encoding replicative DNA helicase, protein MEAPVMRSLPQSIEAEQMVLGSMIIDKHAIVRAAESLNAEDFYRDSHKVLFSSMVDMLQKDQPVDEITLLEHLKSTDKLDKAGGITYVTEISGAVPSTANLDAYINIVEEKSTLRRLIRSSTEIIEDCYNKQDDVMDVMDNAEKRIFDISEKRNTGDFEVLSSVLERSFAEIERLFNNKGEITGVPSGFLDLDAKTSGFQKGDMILVAARPSMGKTTFTLNIAEHAALREGKSVVIFSLEMSKEQLANKLLCSEANVEMLNIRTGNLNDKDWQNIARAAGPLSSAKMFIDDTAGLSIMEMRSKCRKIKMEHGIDLIMIDYLQLMSGKGESRQQEVSEISRGIKALAKEMECPVIALSQLSRAPEQRADHRPMLSDLRESGSIEQDADVVMFLYRDEYYNKETEDKNMAECIIAKQRNGPVGTVKLGWFGQFSRFGNLDMMHKE, encoded by the coding sequence ATGGAGGCTCCAGTAATGAGAAGTTTACCACAGAGCATTGAAGCAGAACAAATGGTTTTGGGGTCAATGATAATTGATAAACATGCTATAGTTAGAGCAGCTGAAAGCTTAAATGCAGAAGATTTTTACAGAGATTCACATAAGGTTTTGTTTTCTAGTATGGTTGATATGCTTCAAAAAGACCAACCAGTAGATGAAATAACGCTTCTTGAACATTTAAAGTCTACAGATAAGCTAGATAAGGCTGGAGGAATAACATATGTAACAGAAATAAGTGGTGCAGTTCCTAGTACAGCTAATTTAGATGCATATATAAATATAGTTGAAGAAAAGTCAACATTAAGAAGACTTATAAGGTCATCTACAGAGATTATAGAAGACTGTTATAATAAGCAAGATGACGTTATGGACGTAATGGATAATGCTGAAAAAAGAATCTTCGATATAAGTGAGAAGAGAAATACAGGTGATTTTGAAGTACTAAGTTCAGTTCTAGAGAGAAGTTTTGCAGAGATAGAAAGACTGTTTAATAATAAAGGAGAAATAACAGGGGTTCCCTCTGGCTTCTTAGATTTAGATGCAAAAACTTCAGGTTTTCAAAAAGGTGATATGATACTAGTAGCAGCAAGACCTTCTATGGGAAAGACAACATTCACCTTAAATATAGCGGAACATGCTGCCTTAAGGGAAGGAAAAAGTGTAGTAATATTTTCTCTAGAAATGTCAAAGGAACAGCTTGCAAATAAGTTGCTATGTTCAGAAGCTAATGTAGAAATGTTAAATATAAGAACAGGTAATTTGAATGATAAGGATTGGCAGAATATTGCTAGAGCAGCAGGTCCTTTGTCTAGTGCGAAGATGTTCATTGATGATACAGCAGGTCTTTCAATAATGGAAATGAGATCAAAATGTAGAAAGATAAAAATGGAGCATGGTATAGATTTAATCATGATTGACTACCTTCAACTTATGTCAGGAAAAGGTGAAAGTAGACAACAAGAAGTTTCAGAAATATCGAGAGGTATAAAAGCATTAGCTAAGGAAATGGAATGTCCTGTTATAGCTTTATCACAGCTTTCACGTGCACCTGAACAAAGAGCAGACCATAGACCTATGTTATCAGACTTAAGAGAGTCTGGATCAATAGAGCAGGATGCTGACGTGGTTATGTTTCTTTATAGAGATGAATACTATAACAAAGAAACAGAAGATAAAAATATGGCAGAATGTATTATAGCTAAACAAAGAAACGGTCCAGTTGGAACAGTTAAGCTTGGATGGTTTGGACAATTCAGTAGATTTGGTAATTTGGATATGATGCATAAAGAATAA
- the proC gene encoding pyrroline-5-carboxylate reductase: protein MNKKIGFIGCGNMGKAILGGILNSKVAKTEDIFVSASTEKSLNTIKDNFGVNVYCSNSKVAEKADILILAVKPNMYEKVILEIKDVVDDNAIIVTIAAGVTIENVEEWFGRKLKVTRTMPNTPAQVGEAMTAICFNEKMLEEDKQIIFGIFGSFGKYEELEEKYFHGFIAVAGSSPAYVFMFIEAMADAAVQMGIPRKKAYSFAAQSVLGSAKMVLDTEIHPGQLKDMVCSPGGTTIDAVIELENRGFRAAVASAMKICEEKSKKL from the coding sequence ATGAATAAGAAGATTGGATTTATCGGATGCGGAAATATGGGGAAAGCTATACTTGGAGGAATTTTAAATTCAAAAGTAGCGAAGACTGAAGATATATTTGTATCAGCAAGCACAGAAAAAAGCTTAAATACCATTAAGGATAACTTTGGGGTAAATGTGTATTGTAGTAATAGTAAGGTGGCAGAGAAGGCAGATATATTAATTCTAGCAGTTAAGCCTAATATGTACGAAAAAGTAATACTTGAAATAAAAGATGTTGTAGATGATAATGCAATAATTGTAACTATAGCAGCAGGTGTTACAATAGAAAATGTTGAAGAGTGGTTTGGAAGAAAGCTTAAAGTTACCAGAACTATGCCTAATACTCCAGCACAAGTTGGAGAGGCTATGACAGCAATTTGTTTTAATGAAAAGATGTTAGAAGAAGACAAACAAATAATTTTTGGTATTTTTGGATCTTTCGGAAAATATGAAGAATTAGAAGAAAAGTATTTTCATGGGTTTATAGCTGTGGCAGGTTCTTCACCTGCGTATGTATTTATGTTTATTGAAGCAATGGCAGATGCAGCAGTTCAAATGGGCATTCCTAGAAAGAAGGCTTATTCTTTTGCTGCTCAATCAGTTTTAGGTTCAGCAAAGATGGTACTGGACACAGAAATTCACCCTGGACAGCTAAAAGATATGGTTTGTTCTCCAGGAGGAACTACTATAGATGCTGTCATAGAGTTAGAAAATAGGGGCTTTAGAGCAGCTGTAGCTAGTGCCATGAAAATTTGTGAAGAAAAATCAAAAAAATTATAA
- a CDS encoding adenylosuccinate synthase, whose amino-acid sequence MSAFIVLGAQWGDEGKGKMTDYLAEEADVVVRFQGGNNAGHTVVVGDKDYKLHLIPSGILYDDKINIIANGVVVDPKALFTEIDYLEGLGVKVTPEKLIISDRAHLIMPYHRVLDALKEKARGKNDIGTTGKGIGPCYTDKIERSGIRICDLLHEDVFKEKLKENIETKNKYITKVYEGEALDFETIFSEYQEFARRLRPYIQDTSVKIYDEIKANKNVLFEGAQGMLLDIDHGSYPYVTSSNTTSGGVSNGTGIGPTMITNAVGIAKAYTTRVGKGPFPTELNDEIGEWIREKGHEFGVTTGRARRCGWLDLVILKSTVRVCGLTSVAITKIDTLAGLDKIKVCVGYKFEDKIIDYFPASLEDLAKCEPVYEEFDGWDSSVADARSYEELPENAKKYLKRIEEFIQTKISIVSVGAKRDQTMRVTKDL is encoded by the coding sequence ATGTCAGCATTTATTGTATTAGGAGCTCAATGGGGCGATGAAGGAAAAGGAAAGATGACAGACTATCTTGCAGAAGAGGCAGACGTAGTTGTAAGATTTCAAGGCGGTAACAATGCAGGACATACAGTTGTAGTTGGTGACAAAGATTACAAACTACATTTAATACCATCAGGAATTTTATATGATGATAAAATAAATATTATAGCAAATGGTGTGGTAGTAGATCCAAAGGCACTATTTACAGAGATAGATTATTTAGAAGGACTAGGAGTAAAAGTTACTCCTGAAAAGCTTATTATAAGTGATAGAGCTCACTTAATAATGCCATATCATAGAGTACTTGATGCACTTAAGGAAAAAGCTAGAGGTAAGAATGATATAGGAACAACTGGAAAAGGAATAGGTCCTTGTTATACAGATAAAATTGAAAGATCAGGAATAAGAATCTGTGACCTTTTACATGAAGATGTTTTTAAAGAAAAATTAAAAGAAAATATAGAAACTAAAAATAAATATATAACGAAGGTTTATGAAGGGGAAGCTTTAGATTTTGAAACTATTTTTTCAGAATATCAAGAGTTTGCAAGAAGACTTAGACCTTATATTCAAGATACTTCTGTTAAAATATATGATGAAATTAAGGCTAACAAGAATGTACTTTTTGAAGGTGCACAAGGTATGCTTCTAGATATAGATCATGGTAGTTATCCATATGTAACATCATCAAACACTACCTCAGGTGGAGTTTCTAATGGTACAGGAATAGGACCAACAATGATAACAAATGCTGTAGGAATTGCTAAAGCATATACTACAAGAGTTGGTAAAGGACCATTTCCAACAGAATTAAATGATGAAATTGGAGAATGGATAAGAGAAAAAGGACATGAATTTGGAGTTACAACAGGAAGAGCTAGAAGATGTGGCTGGCTTGACCTAGTAATATTAAAATCTACAGTAAGAGTTTGTGGTCTTACATCAGTAGCTATTACTAAAATTGATACATTAGCAGGTTTAGATAAGATAAAAGTTTGTGTTGGATACAAGTTTGAAGATAAGATAATTGATTATTTCCCAGCAAGCTTAGAAGATTTAGCTAAGTGTGAACCAGTATATGAAGAATTTGATGGTTGGGATTCAAGTGTAGCAGATGCTAGAAGCTATGAAGAGTTACCAGAGAATGCAAAGAAATACTTAAAGAGAATTGAAGAATTTATACAAACAAAGATTTCTATAGTTTCTGTAGGAGCTAAGAGAGATCAGACTATGAGAGTAACAAAAGACCTATAA
- a CDS encoding DUF1858 domain-containing protein, translating to MITKDMTIGEVVRQNPAKAEVLMSFGMGCVGCPSAQAETIEEAAIVHGLNLDSLIEALNK from the coding sequence ATGATAACAAAGGATATGACAATCGGTGAAGTTGTAAGACAAAATCCAGCTAAAGCAGAAGTTTTAATGAGTTTTGGAATGGGTTGCGTTGGATGTCCATCAGCTCAAGCAGAAACAATAGAAGAAGCTGCAATAGTACATGGTTTAAATTTAGATTCATTAATTGAAGCATTAAATAAATAA
- a CDS encoding acyl-[acyl-carrier-protein] thioesterase, giving the protein MGARYEKEYEINYYNVDSKGNLKITSIADFLCDVGMHQSEQLGVGIEALTNDNIAWVFYKYDIQVIRYPNLNEKVYVSTEAAAMKKFYAYRNYSIKDAEGNVVITGRGIFLLIDIEKRRAIRVPDAMGKVYDCNGESFDIDNLDKKFEQEISREFFVRYSDIDTNGHVNNTRYMEWALEVVPRDIFDTCNMSRIKVNFLKEIQYGHKINSEARIIHEDDKYTIHHRITDEEGTILALCETFWQK; this is encoded by the coding sequence GTGGGAGCTAGATATGAAAAGGAATATGAAATCAATTATTATAATGTTGATTCTAAAGGGAATTTAAAGATTACATCTATAGCTGACTTTTTATGTGATGTTGGTATGCATCAGTCAGAGCAGTTAGGAGTAGGTATAGAAGCATTAACAAATGATAATATAGCGTGGGTATTTTATAAGTATGATATACAAGTTATAAGGTATCCAAATTTAAATGAAAAGGTATATGTATCAACAGAAGCTGCTGCCATGAAGAAATTCTATGCTTATAGAAATTATAGTATAAAGGATGCTGAAGGCAATGTAGTTATAACAGGAAGAGGCATATTCTTACTTATAGATATTGAAAAGAGAAGAGCTATTAGAGTTCCAGATGCTATGGGAAAGGTTTATGATTGCAATGGAGAATCTTTTGACATAGATAACCTTGATAAAAAGTTTGAGCAAGAGATTTCTAGAGAATTTTTTGTAAGATACAGCGATATAGATACAAATGGACATGTTAATAATACAAGATACATGGAATGGGCATTAGAAGTAGTTCCGAGAGATATATTTGATACATGTAATATGAGTAGAATTAAAGTTAATTTCTTAAAAGAAATACAATACGGACATAAAATAAATAGTGAGGCTAGAATTATTCATGAAGATGATAAATATACAATACATCATAGAATTACAGATGAAGAGGGAACAATATTAGCTTTATGTGAGACTTTTTGGCAAAAATGA
- a CDS encoding NAD(P)/FAD-dependent oxidoreductase — translation MVYHKLIVIGGGASGLMAAITAKDFGTDVAIVEGTDRVGKKILTTGNGRCNISNSSIKTPYINYHSMNKDFFVPTLSQFGFSETKNFFYSLGLPLVELENNKIYPQSLQASSVVDIFRLALMDRNIPVYNNFKVKNISTSKAGFKLSTGDDSIEPICCEKLIIACGGKSAVKTGSDGSGYTLCKSLNHTITETVPAIVQLKLDSKNLKSLSGIKFNGYASINVDGIEKRKEFGEILFTDYGISGPPILQLSRIASGMKSKSNNITINLDLMPDLSENEVSEFLENHFGVFSYREVIDSLIGIFNKKLIPILLKEAGITNLHKPCYELTWKEKNSLLSLIKNWSFKCIDSNGFNNAQVTAGGINTREVSNYTLESKLVNNLYFCGEILDVDGDCGGFNLQWAWSSGYVAGKSAATKA, via the coding sequence ATGGTATATCATAAATTGATAGTAATTGGTGGCGGTGCATCTGGTCTTATGGCTGCTATTACAGCTAAGGATTTTGGAACAGATGTAGCCATAGTAGAAGGAACTGATAGAGTTGGTAAAAAAATATTAACTACCGGAAATGGTCGTTGTAATATTTCCAATTCTTCAATTAAAACTCCATATATAAATTATCATAGCATGAATAAAGATTTTTTTGTTCCTACATTATCACAGTTTGGTTTCTCAGAAACAAAAAACTTTTTTTATTCCCTAGGCCTTCCTCTCGTGGAACTTGAAAATAATAAAATTTATCCACAGTCACTTCAAGCTTCTTCTGTTGTGGATATTTTTAGACTCGCACTTATGGATAGAAACATACCTGTGTATAACAATTTTAAAGTGAAAAATATATCCACAAGTAAGGCTGGTTTTAAATTATCCACAGGTGATGACTCCATAGAACCTATATGTTGTGAAAAACTTATTATAGCCTGTGGAGGAAAAAGTGCTGTGAAAACTGGGTCAGACGGTTCTGGTTATACATTATGCAAATCATTAAATCACACTATAACTGAAACTGTACCCGCTATAGTTCAACTAAAATTAGATTCAAAGAATTTAAAATCTCTATCTGGAATTAAATTTAATGGATATGCATCAATCAATGTTGATGGAATTGAAAAAAGAAAAGAATTTGGAGAAATTTTATTTACTGATTACGGGATTTCAGGACCACCTATATTACAATTATCAAGAATAGCTTCAGGAATGAAATCAAAATCTAATAACATAACTATTAATTTAGACTTAATGCCTGATTTAAGTGAAAATGAAGTGAGTGAATTCTTAGAAAATCATTTTGGTGTTTTTTCATACAGAGAAGTTATTGATTCATTAATAGGCATCTTTAATAAAAAATTAATTCCTATTCTACTAAAAGAAGCTGGTATAACTAATCTGCATAAACCATGCTATGAATTGACTTGGAAAGAAAAAAATTCATTATTATCTCTCATTAAAAATTGGAGTTTCAAGTGTATCGATAGTAATGGCTTTAATAACGCTCAGGTTACCGCTGGAGGGATTAATACACGTGAGGTAAGCAATTATACCTTAGAATCAAAACTCGTTAATAATCTGTACTTCTGCGGGGAAATTCTTGATGTGGATGGAGACTGTGGTGGTTTTAATCTTCAATGGGCCTGGAGCTCTGGATATGTAGCTGGAAAATCTGCTGCTACAAAAGCTTAA